The genomic DNA TTTGGTATTATATTAAGTATTAGTAGAACTATATATGAAAAATCTAATTAGTAACAATATCAATCCAAAAATTATTATTGGATGTGGAGGCACTGGGGGGCATATTTACACAGGTGTAGCTATTGCAAATGGAATAAAAAATAAAATTCCGAAATCTAATATATTATTTATCGGATCTAAAAATCATATGGAAATGAAAGAAATTCCAAAATATGGATTTAAAATTAAAGGAATTTGTTTATCTGGGGGAAGAAATAAACTTGTATCTATATATTCAGGATTTATTTTATTATCACAATTGATACGTAGTTTTATTTCAATAAAGAAGGTTATTAAACAATTTTCTCCAAATATAGTGATTGGAACAGGTGGTTACGTAAGTTTTCCTACTTTGTGTGTAGCAAAAAATAAAAATATCCCTATACTAATACAAGAACAAAATTCTATTCCAGGAATAACTAATAGAATATTTTCTCGTTATGCTAAAAAGATATGTATTGCTTATGATCAAGCAAAAAAATTTTTTCCTAAAAAAAAAACTATAATAACAGGAAATCCAATTCGATCCAATATTTTTCATTTACCTGACAAAAAAATAGCATGTAATAAATTGGGATTAAAAAAAGATAAACCAATTATTCTTTCGTTAGGTGGTAGTCATGGATCTAATAATATAAATAATGCTTGGATTAATGGAGGATTAACTAAATTAATTCATTTAGATCTTCAATTAATTTGGCAAATTGGAAATTATCATATTAATAAAATAAAAAGAAACGAAATATTAAATCATCCTAATTTTAGGATAACAAAATTTATTGAAGATATATCTTATTGTTATGCTGCAGCAGATATTATTGTATCTAGAGCAGGTGCTTTAACTATATCAGAAATATGTATAATAGGAAAACCCTATATATTAATTCCTCTTTCTAGTTCTACAGACAATCATCAAAGTGAAAATGCAAAAGTATTAGAGAAAAAAAAAGCAGCATTAATTATTAATGATTCAGAAATAGAAGAAAAATTAATAGACTCAATTGTTAAATTAATGAATAATATTCATATGAAAAAAAAAATGATAAAAAATATGTTATCATTAAGTAAACCTTCGGCAACTAATGATATTATTAAAGAAATTTTACGAATCATATTATGTTAAATAATATAAACTTTTTTTATTTTCTAGGAATAGGAGGTATAGGTATGAGTTCATTGGCTAGATATTTTCATTATATGGGAAAAATTGTTTATGGTCATGATCAAAATTATACTTCTTTAACAAATAATTTGGAAAATGAAGGAATAATTATTAATTATGATGATAATATTAAATCAATTCCGTTTTGGGTTTGTTCTGATAAATGTATGACTATTTACACTCCAGCTATACCTAATAATCATAAACAATGGATTTTTTTAAAAAAAAATGTAAAAAATATAAAAAAAAGATCTCAAGTATTATCTTTAATTACAAAAAATAAAACTTGTATAGCTATAGGGGGTACTCATGGTAAAACTACTACATGTAGTTTTTTAACGCATATTTTATATAGTAATGGAATAAAAATTACTTCTTTTTTAGGAGGAATATCTAAAAATTATGAATCTAATTTTATTTCAAACGGAAAAGATATTTTCTTAGTAGAAGCTGATGAATTTGATCGTTCCTTTTTACATTTATCTCCTAACATTGCTTGTATTACATCATTAGATCAAGATCATGTAGATATTTATCCTAAAAAAGATATTTTGATCAATGCTTATATAAACTTTTCTAAAAGGATAAAAAATCCATATAAAAAAATCTTCTTATGTAAAGAAGATTCTTTTTTATATAAAAAATATTTTATTTCAAAAAATGTTATTTATTATTCAATAATTTATAAAGAAGATTATTATTCGGATAATATTGTTATAAAAGATAATAAATGGTATTTTGATTTTCATACTCCTAAAGAAGTATGGAAATCTATAGTTTTACCTATTCCTGGTTATCATAATTTAAAAAATATTACAGCAGCTTTATCTATAGCCGATTATTTAAATATTAATAAAGAAAAAATAAAAAAATATTTATATTTATTTAAAGGAATTGAAAGAAGATATTCTATTCATTATAATAATAATGGAAAAATATATATAGATGATTACGCTCATCATCCAACAGAAATTAATATTTTAATTAAAACTGTTAAACAATGTTTTCCTAAAAAAAAAATATTAGGGATTTTTCAACCACATTTATTTAGTAGAACTAAATTTTTTGAAAATTCTTTTGCAAAAAGTTTAGAAAACTTTGATTTTTTAATATTATTAGAAATTTATCCTTCTAGAGAAGATAATAAAAAACTAGAATATAATATTAATTCAAATATATTATTAAATAAAATAAATTTGAATTTAGATAATAAAATAGTATCTACCTTGGATAAGGTTATGTTAACAATAAAAGAAAAAAAATTTGATTTTGATATTATTATGACAATAGGAGCAGGAAATATAGAAAATATAATTAATCCAATAAAAAAATGGTTAAATAAAGAATATGGACATAATAATTAATTAAAAAATATAAAATTTTTATATAAAAAGTTTAATAAATTATATTTTTATATTAATGATTTAATAAAATTATTTAATTTTATTATCGTTATTTTTTTTAAATTCAATTCAAAATAAAATTTTTTGAAAATTATATTGTATAATAAAAATAATTTTTGAGTTATTTCATTATAATTTATTATGAAATATTAATTGTTATAATTAAAATTTTAAATATCCAGTAGTCATAAAAAAATAAGATAATAAGATAATTTTATGGAATATCAAGATATAGCTATTGGTCTAGATGTAGGTACTACAAAGATTGTAGCTATGGTCGGAAGAAGAAATGAGTATAATAAAATTGAAATTTTAGGTATAGGAAGATCTAAAAGTATTGGAGTACATAGGGGAGTTGTAAACAACATAACTCAAACTATTGACGCTATTAGAGAAGCGGTTTCTGAAGCTGAACATAGTTCTGGATTAAAAATAAAGGAAGTTATTGTAGGAATAGCTGGACAACATATTAGGAGTTTACAACATAATGATTATATTACAAGATTAGATTTTGAAAATGTT from Blattabacterium cuenoti includes the following:
- the murC gene encoding UDP-N-acetylmuramate--L-alanine ligase yields the protein MLNNINFFYFLGIGGIGMSSLARYFHYMGKIVYGHDQNYTSLTNNLENEGIIINYDDNIKSIPFWVCSDKCMTIYTPAIPNNHKQWIFLKKNVKNIKKRSQVLSLITKNKTCIAIGGTHGKTTTCSFLTHILYSNGIKITSFLGGISKNYESNFISNGKDIFLVEADEFDRSFLHLSPNIACITSLDQDHVDIYPKKDILINAYINFSKRIKNPYKKIFLCKEDSFLYKKYFISKNVIYYSIIYKEDYYSDNIVIKDNKWYFDFHTPKEVWKSIVLPIPGYHNLKNITAALSIADYLNINKEKIKKYLYLFKGIERRYSIHYNNNGKIYIDDYAHHPTEINILIKTVKQCFPKKKILGIFQPHLFSRTKFFENSFAKSLENFDFLILLEIYPSREDNKKLEYNINSNILLNKINLNLDNKIVSTLDKVMLTIKEKKFDFDIIMTIGAGNIENIINPIKKWLNKEYGHNN
- the murG gene encoding undecaprenyldiphospho-muramoylpentapeptide beta-N-acetylglucosaminyltransferase — translated: MKNLISNNINPKIIIGCGGTGGHIYTGVAIANGIKNKIPKSNILFIGSKNHMEMKEIPKYGFKIKGICLSGGRNKLVSIYSGFILLSQLIRSFISIKKVIKQFSPNIVIGTGGYVSFPTLCVAKNKNIPILIQEQNSIPGITNRIFSRYAKKICIAYDQAKKFFPKKKTIITGNPIRSNIFHLPDKKIACNKLGLKKDKPIILSLGGSHGSNNINNAWINGGLTKLIHLDLQLIWQIGNYHINKIKRNEILNHPNFRITKFIEDISYCYAAADIIVSRAGALTISEICIIGKPYILIPLSSSTDNHQSENAKVLEKKKAALIINDSEIEEKLIDSIVKLMNNIHMKKKMIKNMLSLSKPSATNDIIKEILRIILC